Proteins encoded in a region of the Rutidosis leptorrhynchoides isolate AG116_Rl617_1_P2 chromosome 9, CSIRO_AGI_Rlap_v1, whole genome shotgun sequence genome:
- the LOC139866672 gene encoding microtubule-destabilizing protein 60-like isoform X1 produces MESKGGVVAAAVTVTPSKSKVANQSKSPENVNPNVTSPNLKASSSPAIKSANKLQKSAMKKPNPISSPKNKIRERKFVVAKKNSKTEKDKTLVSVECKCKAAGNTNRCLCVAYETLRASQEEFFKIRNEVAESNADLVTEVVVEMPGEKRKSIPEPGSGRVMSLIKAFENKLTLPNSDDEKGDEVEEVEDKSESDSKWELDSVSFSASDLLMTADNLGLKSRVSSSLDCKHERSSSGGRQSRRNSSESASTFGGSRWKRRTVRATSQQPFKLRTEQRGRSKQEELMKKVKEMMIEQEKQRVPIAQGLPWTTDEPECLVKPPVKESTRPVDLVLHSDVRAVERAEFDHQVQEKLSFIEEYKLERERQQKLEEEEELRRLRKELVPKAQPMPYFDRPFIPRRSEKQPTIPKEPKFHNHPQHKKIKCCMSLSDIYAQCQ; encoded by the exons ATGGAATCGAAAGGCGGTGTAGTGGCAGCGGCTGTGACGGTAACACCGTCAAAGTCAAAGGTTGCTAATCAGTCAAAATCGCCGGAGAATGTAAACCCTAACGTCACAAGCCCTAATTTGAAAGCTTCAAGTTCGCCAGCTATCAAATCAGCGAATAAACTTCAGAAATCGGCAATGAAGAAGCCAAATCCGATCTCTTCACCTAAAAATAAGATTCGTGAGAGGAAATTTGTGGTGGCAAAGAAGAATTCAAAAACAGAGAAAGATAAAACCCTAGTTTCAGTTGAGTGCAAATGTAAGGCTGCTGGTAATACTAATAGGTGTTTGTGTGTTGCTTATGAGACACTTAGGGCTTCTCAAGAGGAGTTCTTTAAGATCCGGAATGAAGTTGCGGAATCGAACGCTGATTTAGTAACCGAGGTGGTTGTTGAAATGCCTGGCGAAAAGAGAAAGAGTATTCCTGAACCTGGATCGGGACGAGTGATGAGTTTGATTAAGGCGTTTGAGAATAAACTTACTTTACCGAATTCTGATGATGAGAAAGGGGATGAGGTGGAGGAAGTTGAGGATAAATCTGAAAGTGATTCGAAATGGGAATTGGATTCTGTGTCATTTTCTGCATCGGATCTTTTAATGACGGCGGATAATTTGGGATTGAAATCACGTGTTTCTTCTTCGTTAGATTGTAAGCATGAGAG GAGTTCGAGTGGTGGAAGGCAAAGCAGACGAAAT AGCTCTGAATCAGCTTCAACTTTTGGTGGTAGCAGATGGAAAAGGAGGACAGTTAGAGCTACTTCCCAGCAACCTTTTAAACTCAGAACAGAG CAAAGAGGAAGGTCGAAGCAGGAAGAATTAATGAAAAAAGTTAAGGAAATGATGATTGAGCAAGAAAAGCAACGAGTTCCCATTGCTCAAGGCCTCCCATGGACGACAGATGAACCAGAG TGCCTGGTGAAACCACCTGTGAAAGAAAGTACACGACCGGTTGATTTGGTATTGCACAGTGATGTGAGGGCTGTTGAGCGTGCTGAATTTGACCATCAG GTGCAAGAAAAGCTTTCGTTTATTGAAGAGTACAAATTGGAAAGAGAAAGGCAGCAGAAG TTGGAAGAAGAGGAAGAATTAAGGAGGTTAAGGAAGGAACTTGTACCAAAGGCTCAACCAATGCCTTATTTTGACAGACCTTTTATCCCAAGAAG GTCAGAAAAGCAACCTACAATACCAAAAGAGCCAAAGTTCCACAACCACCCTCAGCATAAGAAGATCAAGTGTTGCATGTCTTTGAGTGACATCTATGCTCAGTGCCAATAA
- the LOC139866672 gene encoding microtubule-destabilizing protein 60-like isoform X2 yields the protein MESKGGVVAAAVTVTPSKSKVANQSKSPENVNPNVTSPNLKASSSPAIKSANKLQKSAMKKPNPISSPKNKIRERKFVVAKKNSKTEKDKTLVSVECKCKAAGNTNRCLCVAYETLRASQEEFFKIRNEVAESNADLVTEVVVEMPGEKRKSIPEPGSGRVMSLIKAFENKLTLPNSDDEKGDEVEEVEDKSESDSKWELDSVSFSASDLLMTADNLGLKSRVSSSLDCKHERSSSGGRQSRRNSSESASTFGGSRWKRRTVRATSQQPFKLRTEQRGRSKQEELMKKVKEMMIEQEKQRVPIAQGLPWTTDEPECLVKPPVKESTRPVDLVLHSDVRAVERAEFDHQVQEKLSFIEEYKLERERQQKLEEEEELRRLRKELVPKAQPMPYFDRPFIPRRKATYNTKRAKVPQPPSA from the exons ATGGAATCGAAAGGCGGTGTAGTGGCAGCGGCTGTGACGGTAACACCGTCAAAGTCAAAGGTTGCTAATCAGTCAAAATCGCCGGAGAATGTAAACCCTAACGTCACAAGCCCTAATTTGAAAGCTTCAAGTTCGCCAGCTATCAAATCAGCGAATAAACTTCAGAAATCGGCAATGAAGAAGCCAAATCCGATCTCTTCACCTAAAAATAAGATTCGTGAGAGGAAATTTGTGGTGGCAAAGAAGAATTCAAAAACAGAGAAAGATAAAACCCTAGTTTCAGTTGAGTGCAAATGTAAGGCTGCTGGTAATACTAATAGGTGTTTGTGTGTTGCTTATGAGACACTTAGGGCTTCTCAAGAGGAGTTCTTTAAGATCCGGAATGAAGTTGCGGAATCGAACGCTGATTTAGTAACCGAGGTGGTTGTTGAAATGCCTGGCGAAAAGAGAAAGAGTATTCCTGAACCTGGATCGGGACGAGTGATGAGTTTGATTAAGGCGTTTGAGAATAAACTTACTTTACCGAATTCTGATGATGAGAAAGGGGATGAGGTGGAGGAAGTTGAGGATAAATCTGAAAGTGATTCGAAATGGGAATTGGATTCTGTGTCATTTTCTGCATCGGATCTTTTAATGACGGCGGATAATTTGGGATTGAAATCACGTGTTTCTTCTTCGTTAGATTGTAAGCATGAGAG GAGTTCGAGTGGTGGAAGGCAAAGCAGACGAAAT AGCTCTGAATCAGCTTCAACTTTTGGTGGTAGCAGATGGAAAAGGAGGACAGTTAGAGCTACTTCCCAGCAACCTTTTAAACTCAGAACAGAG CAAAGAGGAAGGTCGAAGCAGGAAGAATTAATGAAAAAAGTTAAGGAAATGATGATTGAGCAAGAAAAGCAACGAGTTCCCATTGCTCAAGGCCTCCCATGGACGACAGATGAACCAGAG TGCCTGGTGAAACCACCTGTGAAAGAAAGTACACGACCGGTTGATTTGGTATTGCACAGTGATGTGAGGGCTGTTGAGCGTGCTGAATTTGACCATCAG GTGCAAGAAAAGCTTTCGTTTATTGAAGAGTACAAATTGGAAAGAGAAAGGCAGCAGAAG TTGGAAGAAGAGGAAGAATTAAGGAGGTTAAGGAAGGAACTTGTACCAAAGGCTCAACCAATGCCTTATTTTGACAGACCTTTTATCCCAAGAAG AAAAGCAACCTACAATACCAAAAGAGCCAAAGTTCCACAACCACCCTCAGCATAA